A window from Triticum aestivum cultivar Chinese Spring chromosome 6D, IWGSC CS RefSeq v2.1, whole genome shotgun sequence encodes these proteins:
- the LOC123146388 gene encoding probable NOT transcription complex subunit VIP2, whose amino-acid sequence MTLFTVMDNYKNVPQFLYDLSPSQMEMFMTDDNPYNRQSKKVTESNLNSSTSNLPDSTGRPFTTSFSGQSGSVQGFHHSGLHNIHGNYSLPNMPGSLAQRNAAMSGLPSSGVQQPGGSISGRFASNNLPVAMSQIPHAHSGVSGRGMNVGGGQAFSSGMNMGGTIQGLSSNLGTSGNRNSVPGNPALGNLGPRITSSTGNIVGGSNIGRNISSGGLSVPSISSRIDFSGNAASGRLNVQGSNRMMNGLIPQGSSQLMNMIGSSYPTSGASLSQNQMQPVNSSLGSIGMLHDASDSAPFDINDFPQLTGRPNSAGGPQGQYGSLRKQGVGVNSIVQQNQEFSIQNEDFPALPGFKGGSSDYPMELHHKEQLHENVPVMQAPQYPMSRSVGFNLGSNYQPNRQQHQQGAANSIQSGGPQNIGLRPLNSQSQTSSLGSYEQLLQQYQQPQTQSPFRLQQMSSSAAQTYADHGLKPILGGRTPPDPYGLLGLLGVIRMNDPDLSSLALGIDLTTLGLNLNSPDNLYKTFGSPFSNEPAKGEPEYTTPACYVAEQPPALQPMHFQKFQTLILLYIFYSMPKDEAQICAANELYNRGWYYHKEARQWFTRIPNMEPLVKTPTYERGSYAFFDQGNWETVRKDNFVLHYELVEKRPSLPSASQIVRYLLTLAFLYMNRELSLQT is encoded by the exons AATTACAAGAACGTTCCTCAATTCCTCTACGACTTAAGCCCATCTCAGATGGAAATGTTTATGACTGATGACAACCCTTATAATCGGCAGTCAAAGAAAGTTACAGAG TCAAATCTTAACAGTTCCACATCGAACCTTCCAGACTCAACCGGACGGCCATTCACAACATCCTTTTCTGGCCAATCTGGATCAGTTCAAGGTTTCCATCACTCTG GTCTGCACAACATTCATGGAAATTATAGTCTTCCAAATATGCCTGGATCACTTGCACAAAGGAATGCTGCGATGAGTGGCCTTCCATCCTCCGGTGTTCAACAGCCTGGAGGGAGCATTTCTGGGAGATTTGCTTCAAACAACCTCCCTGTTGCCATGTCTCAG ATTCCTCATGCACATTCAGGTGTCAGTGGTAGAGGAATGAATGTTGGTGGAGGTCAAGCATTCAGCAGTGGAATGAACATGGGTGGTACCATTCAAGGTTTATCCTCAAACTTGGGCACCAGTGGTAATCGAAATTCTGTTCCTGGCAATCCAGCTTTAGGAAACCTGGGTCCACGTATTACAAGCTCCACGGGAAACATTGTGGGTGGAAGTAACATTGGAAGAAACATAAGCTCTGGTGGATTGTCGGTGCCAAGTATCTCATCACGCATCGATTTTAGTGGCAATGCTGCAAGTGGAAGACTAAATGTGCAAGGATCTAACAGGATGATGAATGGCCTTATTCCGCAAG GATCGTCGCAACTGATGAATATGATTGGAAGCTCATACCCAACGTCTGGTGCTTCATTGTCCCAGAACCAAATGCAACCAGTAAATAGTTCTTTGGGTTCTATAGGGATGCTACATGACGCCAGTGACAGCGCTCCATTCGACATCAATGATTTCCCCCAATTGACTGGTCGACCTAATTCAGCTGGTGGTCCACAGGGACAATATG GATCACTACGGAAGCAAGGAGTTGGTGTTAACTCCATTGTTCAACAAAACCAGGAGTTCAGTATTCAGAACGAAGATTTCCCCGCTTTGCCAGGATTTAAAG GTGGCAGTTCAGATTATCCTATGGAGTTACATCACAAGGAACAGCTTCATGAGAATGTGCCTGTAATGCAAGCACCACAATATCCT ATGTCAAGGTCAGTTGGGTTTAATTTGGGAAGTAATTACCAACCAAATCGTCAGCAACATCAGCAGGGTGCTGCTAATTCA ATTCAGAGCGGTGGGCCCCAAAATATTGGACTAAGACCACTAAACTCTCAGAGTCAAACTTCTAGCTTGGGATCATACGAGCAACTGCTCCAGCAATACCAGCAGCCGCAGACTCAGAGTCCTTTCAGGTTGCAGCAGATGTCTTCTTCAGCTGCACAGACATATGCGGATCATGGTCTAAAGCCCATTCTGGGAGGCCGAACCCCACCTGATCCATACGGCTTGTTAGGATTGCTGGGAGTTATAAGGATGAATGATCCTGATTTGTCATCTCTTGCTTTGGGAATAGATTTGACAACGttgggtttgaatttgaattcaccCGACAATCTGTACAAGACATTTGGCTCTCCATTTTCAAATGAACCAGCAAAAGGAGAACCCGAATATACTACTCCAGCTTGTTATGTGGCTGAGCAACCCCCAGCACTACAG CCTATGCATTTTCAGAAGTTTCAGACACTCATACTGTTATACATATTCTACAG CATGCCGAAGGATGAAGCTCAAATATGTGCGGCCAATGAACT ATATAATCGTGGATGGTATTACCATAAAGAAGCACGGCAATGGTTCACAAGAATTCCTAACATGGAGCCTCTTGTCAAAACTCCTACATATGAACGGGGGTCTTATGCCTTCTTTGATCAAGGCAATTGGGAGACAGTCCGTAAG GATAACTTTGTTCTCCATTATGAGCTAGTAGAGAAAAGGCCAAGTCTCCCTTCCGCATCCCAAATTGTTAG GTACCTCCTGACTCTAGCTTTCTTGTACATGAATAGGGAGCTTTCTTTACAAACATAG